The proteins below come from a single Planctomycetaceae bacterium genomic window:
- the proC gene encoding pyrroline-5-carboxylate reductase yields the protein MSIRSLKIGFVGAGRMATALAAGFCRELIPASHVMAVDPDEATRQRFAATVGEGVLTMPDACEHLWDADQLFLAVKPQVMPEALAGIRDFTRDSQLFVSVAAGVTIASLEECLPPKARVIRVMPNTPCLIGRGACGLSPGRHATDDDVASVSTLLHTVGIVEQMPEKLLDAVTGLSGSGPAYVFQIIEALSDGGVKMGLPRNVATRLAAQTLAGAAEMLLQTGQHPGELKDAVTSPGGTTIAGLHELERSGLRAALMSAVEAATRKSRELGAAK from the coding sequence ATGTCAATTCGCAGTTTGAAAATCGGCTTCGTCGGAGCCGGACGAATGGCCACCGCTCTGGCGGCTGGTTTCTGTCGGGAACTCATTCCGGCCTCCCACGTCATGGCCGTTGATCCAGACGAAGCCACACGGCAGCGGTTTGCGGCAACTGTCGGCGAAGGAGTCCTGACGATGCCGGACGCCTGCGAACACCTGTGGGACGCCGACCAGTTGTTCCTTGCAGTCAAGCCGCAGGTGATGCCGGAGGCGCTGGCCGGCATCAGAGACTTTACCCGCGATTCGCAGCTGTTTGTGTCCGTCGCCGCGGGAGTCACCATTGCTTCGCTGGAAGAATGTCTGCCGCCGAAGGCTCGCGTGATTCGAGTGATGCCGAATACGCCCTGCCTGATCGGACGCGGCGCCTGTGGACTCAGCCCCGGACGTCACGCAACGGACGACGATGTGGCTTCGGTATCCACGCTGCTGCACACCGTTGGAATCGTCGAACAAATGCCGGAAAAGCTGCTGGACGCCGTCACCGGTTTGTCCGGAAGCGGTCCCGCCTACGTCTTTCAAATCATCGAAGCTCTCAGCGACGGAGGCGTGAAGATGGGATTGCCGCGAAACGTGGCCACTCGCCTGGCCGCTCAGACGCTGGCCGGTGCCGCCGAAATGCTGCTGCAAACCGGCCAGCACCCCGGTGAACTGAAAGACGCGGTCACCAGCCCCGGCGGAACAACGATCGCCGGTCTGCATGAACTGGAACGATCGGGTCTGCGAGCGGCGCTGATGAGCGCCGTCGAAGCGGCCACACGGAAATCGCGCGAACTTGGCGCCGCCAAATGA
- a CDS encoding Rieske 2Fe-2S domain-containing protein: MSQLIPLVAVEELTDGSSIEVVAAGRIFAVFRVDGTFHVLDGICPHAGGPLGKGQLNGCVVTCPWHGWQFDIRDGQHCLNDQLRQPRYEAEIADGQVCIRLPEA, encoded by the coding sequence ATGTCACAACTGATCCCGCTTGTTGCTGTTGAAGAATTGACCGACGGGTCGTCCATCGAAGTCGTCGCCGCCGGACGGATCTTCGCCGTTTTTCGGGTCGACGGAACCTTTCACGTGCTGGACGGCATCTGTCCTCACGCTGGCGGCCCCCTGGGCAAGGGTCAGTTGAACGGGTGCGTGGTGACCTGCCCGTGGCACGGCTGGCAGTTTGACATCCGCGACGGCCAGCATTGCCTGAACGATCAGCTTCGGCAACCGCGATACGAAGCAGAAATCGCGGACGGTCAGGTCTGCATCAGACTGCCGGAAGCCTGA
- a CDS encoding CTP synthase: MTRHIFVTGGVVSSLGKGLTSASIGMLLERRGLKVRMQKLDPYINVDPGTMSPYQHGEVYVLDDGAETDLDLGHYERFTSSQLNRDCNYTTGQIYQTVIDKERRGEYLGRTVQVVPHITDEIKSCIRRLAAPDVDVVITELGGTVGDIEGLPFLEAIRQIPLDIGKENCLFIHLTLVPYLKAAREAKTKPSQHSVQQLRMIGIQPDILICRTERPIGREHTDKIALFCNVEKRAVIEEVDKEFSIYEVPLGLVEHKLDDLIIEKLGIEAGPLQLDDYHDLIHRIRNPRHEVKIAVVGKYIEHRDAYKSIYESLDHAGFFHSSRVIVKRIEAEDLERQDPNVLLAGIDGVLVPGGFGMRGIGGKLQAVEYARHNNVPYFGICLGMQCAVIEFARNVMGLEDANSSEFQADTRHPVICLLEEQEGVTNKGGTMRLGAQPCVLADGSRSLAAYGASEISERHRHRYEFNPEYREQFVHAGMVPVGTSPDGTLVEVVEIPDHPWFVAVQYHPEFKSQPNNPHPLFTGFVGAALECHQKRPKQLV; encoded by the coding sequence ATGACTCGGCACATTTTTGTTACCGGCGGTGTTGTCAGTTCGCTTGGGAAGGGGCTGACGTCCGCGTCGATCGGGATGTTGCTGGAACGCCGCGGACTGAAGGTTCGCATGCAGAAGCTGGATCCGTACATCAATGTGGATCCAGGCACGATGAGCCCCTACCAGCACGGCGAGGTCTACGTGCTGGACGACGGAGCCGAAACGGACCTGGATCTGGGCCACTACGAACGCTTCACGTCCAGCCAGTTGAACCGAGACTGCAACTACACCACCGGCCAGATTTACCAGACGGTGATCGACAAGGAGCGCCGCGGCGAGTATCTCGGGCGAACCGTGCAGGTCGTGCCGCATATTACGGACGAAATCAAGTCCTGTATTCGCCGACTGGCGGCTCCGGACGTCGATGTCGTGATTACCGAACTCGGCGGCACGGTCGGCGACATCGAAGGTCTGCCGTTTCTGGAAGCCATCCGCCAGATCCCGCTTGATATCGGCAAGGAAAACTGCCTGTTCATCCATCTGACGCTGGTGCCCTATCTGAAGGCTGCTCGTGAAGCCAAGACCAAGCCGTCTCAACACAGCGTGCAGCAGCTTCGCATGATCGGTATTCAGCCCGACATTCTGATCTGTCGTACCGAGCGTCCCATCGGCCGCGAACACACCGACAAGATCGCTCTGTTCTGCAACGTGGAAAAGCGAGCGGTGATCGAGGAAGTCGACAAGGAGTTTTCGATCTACGAAGTCCCGCTGGGGCTGGTGGAACACAAGCTGGATGATCTGATCATCGAGAAACTGGGAATTGAAGCCGGCCCGCTGCAACTGGACGACTATCACGACCTGATCCACCGCATTCGCAACCCGCGCCACGAAGTCAAGATCGCCGTCGTCGGCAAGTACATCGAACACCGCGACGCGTACAAGTCGATTTATGAATCTCTGGACCACGCCGGCTTTTTCCATTCATCCCGCGTGATCGTGAAGCGAATTGAAGCCGAAGACCTGGAACGGCAGGATCCCAACGTTCTGCTTGCGGGAATTGACGGAGTCCTGGTTCCCGGCGGCTTCGGAATGCGCGGCATCGGAGGCAAGCTGCAGGCGGTTGAGTACGCTCGCCATAACAACGTGCCGTATTTCGGAATCTGCCTTGGCATGCAGTGTGCCGTGATTGAATTCGCCCGCAATGTCATGGGGCTGGAGGACGCCAACAGCAGCGAGTTTCAGGCCGACACACGGCACCCCGTGATCTGCCTGCTGGAGGAACAGGAAGGTGTCACCAACAAGGGCGGCACGATGCGCCTGGGTGCTCAGCCATGCGTCCTGGCGGACGGATCGCGATCTCTGGCGGCCTATGGTGCTTCGGAAATCAGCGAACGCCACCGGCACCGCTATGAGTTCAATCCGGAATATCGCGAACAGTTCGTTCACGCCGGCATGGTTCCGGTCGGCACCAGCCCGGACGGCACGCTGGTCGAAGTTGTCGAGATTCCCGATCACCCGTGGTTTGTCGCCGTCCAGTACCACCCGGAGTTCAAATCACAGCCCAACAACCCGCATCCGCTGTTCACCGGTTTTGTCGGTGCGGCACTGGAATGTCACCAGAAGCGTCCGAAGCAGCTCGTTTGA